The Cervus canadensis isolate Bull #8, Minnesota chromosome X, ASM1932006v1, whole genome shotgun sequence genome contains a region encoding:
- the LOC122435913 gene encoding melanoma-associated antigen B16-like, producing MPRHQKHPHHSRGKHRKTFYKSYGWEVARVSRALKETNTAFQFLMPGDFPGTPESYQSFYSSVATTATFLIQSDEFSTSQNVGYSLNTSQVVSYPVSMPIDPLNEEVALLVNFLLLKYQMKQPVTKADMMNVAIYKCEVHFPEILRRASECMGMLFGLDLKEVDPTNHCYVLFIKLGLTYDGMMHGEAGVPKTGILILILGVIFMKGNCATEDEVWEVLNVTRMCSRRKYFFFGELKQLITEDFVREGYLEFRQVASEGPVQSVFLWGPRAHAETTKMKILEFLAKVNGTDPSYFPFKYEEALQDENAKAQARISANCVCYYKFLY from the coding sequence ATGCCTCGGCATCAGAAGCATCCGCACCACTCACGTGGTAAACACCGCAAGACCTTCTATAAGTCCTACGGTTGGGAGGTTGCACGGGTCTCCAGGGCACTGAAGGAGACCAACACAGCCTTCCAATTTCTAATGCCTGGTGATTTTCCTGGTACTCCTGAGAGTTATCAGAGTTTCTACTCATCTGTTGCCACCACTGCCACCTTTTTGATACAGTCAGATGAGTTTTCCACTAGCCAAAATGTAGGTTATAGTCTAAACACCTCACAGGTTGTGTCATACCCCGTGAGTATGCCCATAGATCCTCTAAATGAAGAAGTGGCTTTGTTGGTGAATTTCTTGCTGCTCAAGTATCAAATGAAACAGCCAGTAACAAAAGCTGATATGATGAATGTTGCCATCTACAAGTGTGAAGTCCACTTCCCTGAGATCCTCCGGAGAGCCTCTGAGTGCATGGGAATGCTCTTTGGCCTTGATCTGAAGGAAGTGGATCCCACCAACCACTgctatgtccttttcattaaattGGGCCTCACCTATGATGGCATGATGCACGGTGAAGCAGGCGTGCCCAAGACCGGCATCCTGATACTTATCCTGGGTGTGATCTTCATGAAGGGCAACTGTGCCACTGAAGATGAAGTCTGGGAGGTTCTGAATGTGACCAGGATGTGTTCTAGAAGGAAGTACTTCTTCTTTGGGGAGCTCAAGCAACTCATCACCGAAGATTTCGTGAGGGAAGGATACCTAGAGTTCCGGCAGGTGGCCAGCGAAGGTCCTGTGCAGTCTGTGTTCCTGTGgggccctagagctcatgctgaAACCACCAAGATGAAGATTCTGGAGTTTCTGGCCAAGGTTAATGGGACTGACCCAAGTTATTTCCCATTTAAGTATGAGGAGGCTTTGCAAGATGAAAACGCAAAAGCTCAGGCCAGAATTTCAGCCAATTGTGTCTGCTACTACAAGTTCTTGTATTGA